From the Rhodoferax sp. WC2427 genome, one window contains:
- a CDS encoding CobD/CbiB family protein → MSFFAIMFALLLEQVRPVARDNPIHGLLRAWVRASSRNLDAGTPQHGWLAWALAVVVPSLAALGLHWLLVWAIGWPVAVLWNVAVLYATLGFRQFSHHFTEIRDALESGDEPLARERLAHWQQVDASELPRSEIVRHVIEYSVIAAHRHVFGVLAWYSVLAALGLGPAGAVFYRLCEFVSRYWKHKARDRHQPASVSLQKAAASAWTAVDWLPARATALGFAVVGSFEDAIDSWRNYAQRFPNDNDGVVLAATSGALNVRLGGEALKTVEAIGYSQAAPLEQGVDTESTPGRDPELAHLRSVVGLVWRAVVLWMGMLALLTLANLLG, encoded by the coding sequence ATGAGCTTTTTTGCGATCATGTTTGCGCTCTTGCTGGAGCAGGTGCGCCCCGTAGCCCGAGACAACCCCATCCACGGCCTGTTGCGCGCCTGGGTGCGGGCATCCAGCCGCAACCTGGACGCGGGCACGCCCCAGCACGGCTGGCTGGCCTGGGCCTTGGCCGTCGTGGTGCCCAGCCTGGCTGCGCTGGGCCTGCACTGGTTGCTGGTGTGGGCCATTGGCTGGCCGGTGGCCGTGCTGTGGAACGTGGCCGTGCTGTACGCCACCCTGGGGTTTCGGCAGTTCAGCCACCATTTCACCGAGATCCGCGATGCGCTGGAAAGTGGCGACGAGCCGCTGGCCCGTGAGCGCCTGGCGCATTGGCAGCAGGTGGATGCCAGCGAGCTGCCGCGCAGCGAAATCGTGCGCCATGTGATCGAGTATTCGGTGATTGCTGCGCACCGCCATGTGTTTGGCGTGCTGGCCTGGTACTCGGTGCTGGCCGCACTGGGCCTGGGGCCTGCGGGCGCGGTCTTCTACCGCCTGTGCGAATTCGTCTCGCGCTACTGGAAGCACAAGGCCCGCGACCGGCACCAGCCCGCCAGTGTCTCGCTGCAAAAAGCCGCTGCCAGCGCCTGGACCGCCGTCGATTGGCTGCCCGCCCGCGCCACGGCGTTGGGTTTTGCGGTGGTGGGCAGTTTTGAAGATGCCATCGACAGCTGGCGCAATTACGCGCAGCGCTTTCCCAACGACAACGACGGCGTGGTGCTGGCCGCCACCTCGGGTGCACTGAACGTGCGCCTGGGCGGCGAAGCCCTGAAGACGGTGGAGGCCATCGGCTACAGCCAGGCCGCGCCGCTGGAGCAGGGCGTGGACACCGAGTCCACCCCGGGCCGCGACCCCGAACTGGCCCATTTGCGCAGCGTGGTCGGCCTGGTCTGGCGCGCCGTGGTGCTGTGGATGGGCATGCTGGCCTTGTTGACGCTTGCCAACTTGCTCGGTTGA
- the hisC gene encoding histidinol-phosphate transaminase — translation MLTSSPFWSPVVAGLVPYVPGEQPKLANLTKLNTNENPYPPSPKVVAALQAAAQQGLQLYPDPESVALRTEIARQYGLQTDQVFVGNSSDEVLAHAFFALFQQGAPLVLPDVTYSFYQVYCGLYGIPMHIVPLADGLRVDVEALTAPAGCEIAGVVVANPNAPTGIGLPLAQIERLLQMHPNHAVLVDEAYVDFGGASAVGLIARYPNLLVTQTLSKSRSLAGLRVGLACGQRPLIEALERVKNSFNSYPLGRLAQAGALAAFEDQAYFAQTCAAVVHSREGLVLQLEDMGFEVLPSTANFVFARHPQFDAAELAAQLRARAVLVRHFKQARVNQYLRISVGTPAQCDTLLEALAAILG, via the coding sequence ATTTTGACTTCCTCCCCTTTCTGGAGCCCGGTGGTTGCCGGGCTGGTGCCGTATGTTCCCGGTGAGCAACCCAAGCTGGCGAACCTGACCAAGCTCAACACCAACGAAAACCCATACCCGCCGTCTCCCAAGGTGGTGGCCGCCCTCCAGGCTGCCGCCCAGCAGGGCTTGCAGCTCTACCCCGACCCGGAATCCGTGGCCCTGCGCACCGAGATCGCCCGGCAGTACGGCTTGCAGACGGACCAGGTGTTCGTAGGTAACAGCTCGGACGAAGTGCTGGCGCATGCCTTCTTCGCCCTGTTCCAGCAAGGCGCGCCGCTGGTGCTGCCGGACGTGACCTACAGCTTCTACCAGGTGTATTGCGGGCTGTACGGCATCCCCATGCACATCGTGCCCCTGGCGGACGGCCTGCGGGTGGACGTGGAGGCGCTGACGGCACCGGCGGGCTGCGAGATTGCGGGCGTGGTGGTTGCCAACCCGAACGCGCCCACCGGCATCGGCCTGCCGTTGGCGCAGATCGAGCGCCTGCTGCAAATGCACCCGAATCACGCGGTGCTGGTAGACGAGGCCTACGTGGATTTTGGCGGTGCCTCCGCCGTAGGCCTGATAGCCCGCTACCCGAACCTGCTGGTCACGCAAACCCTGTCCAAGTCACGCTCGTTGGCTGGTTTGCGCGTGGGCCTGGCCTGTGGCCAGCGGCCTTTGATCGAGGCGCTGGAGCGGGTGAAGAACAGTTTCAACTCCTACCCCCTGGGCCGTCTGGCGCAGGCCGGTGCGCTGGCGGCGTTTGAAGACCAGGCCTACTTTGCCCAGACCTGCGCGGCCGTGGTGCACAGCCGCGAAGGCCTGGTGCTGCAATTGGAAGACATGGGTTTCGAGGTGTTGCCCTCAACAGCCAACTTCGTCTTTGCCCGCCATCCGCAATTTGATGCGGCAGAGCTGGCGGCCCAATTGCGGGCGCGGGCGGTGCTGGTGCGCCACTTCAAGCAGGCCCGTGTCAACCAGTACCTGCGCATCAGCGTGGGCACGCCGGCGCAGTGCGACACGCTGCTGGAAGCACTGGCCGCCATCCTGGGCTAA
- the rsgA gene encoding ribosome small subunit-dependent GTPase A — MVERPDGTRLICHPRGKKSTAVVGDLVQWLPGAEGQGDDGTIEKLQPRRNLFYRQDEIRTKSFAANLDQVLILIAAEPEFSETQLSRALIAAEAERITPLIVLNKQDLTVPFERAWGWLAAYRDMGYRMLPLSLKGTSDSLDALKAELAGKTTLVLGPSGAGKSTLTNHLVPGALAATREISQALNTGKHTTTSTTWYWVDKEAKTALIDSPGFQEFGLHHIDARHLSGLMPDIKPFVEQCKFYNCTHLHEPGCGVIANVKNDASAHSISDRRYKIYRDLFAELDAPKF; from the coding sequence ATGGTGGAGCGCCCCGACGGCACCCGCCTGATCTGCCACCCCCGCGGCAAAAAAAGCACCGCCGTGGTGGGCGATCTGGTGCAGTGGCTGCCCGGTGCCGAGGGCCAGGGCGACGACGGCACCATCGAGAAGCTGCAGCCGCGCCGCAACCTGTTCTACCGCCAGGACGAAATCCGCACCAAATCGTTTGCGGCCAACCTGGACCAGGTGCTGATCCTGATCGCCGCCGAGCCCGAGTTCTCCGAGACCCAGCTGTCCCGCGCCCTGATCGCCGCCGAGGCCGAGCGCATCACCCCGCTGATCGTGCTGAACAAGCAGGATTTGACGGTGCCCTTCGAGCGCGCCTGGGGCTGGCTGGCCGCCTACCGCGACATGGGCTACCGCATGCTGCCGCTGTCGCTCAAGGGCACCAGTGACAGCCTGGACGCCCTCAAGGCCGAGCTGGCAGGCAAGACCACGCTGGTGCTAGGCCCCTCGGGCGCGGGCAAAAGCACGCTGACCAACCACCTGGTGCCGGGCGCGCTGGCTGCCACGCGCGAGATCTCGCAGGCGCTCAACACCGGCAAGCACACCACCACCAGCACCACCTGGTACTGGGTGGACAAAGAGGCGAAGACCGCGCTGATCGACTCGCCCGGCTTCCAGGAGTTTGGCCTGCACCACATCGATGCCCGGCATCTGTCGGGCCTGATGCCCGACATCAAACCGTTTGTGGAGCAGTGCAAGTTCTACAACTGCACCCACCTGCACGAGCCGGGCTGCGGCGTGATCGCAAACGTCAAAAACGACGCTAGCGCCCACTCCATCAGCGACAGGCGCTATAAAATCTATAGAGACCTGTTTGCCGAGTTGGACGCGCCGAAGTTTTAG
- a CDS encoding 4a-hydroxytetrahydrobiopterin dehydratase, with amino-acid sequence MTSDFKKKDWSGQKRPALTATQIVAKLAHVDGWQLDGDGASVAITKTFRFANYFETIAFVNAVAFVAHTQDHHPDLQVSFNRCVVRFNTHDVGGLSVSDFDCAALVNGLLVTKAPA; translated from the coding sequence ATGACATCCGATTTCAAGAAAAAAGACTGGTCTGGGCAGAAAAGACCAGCGCTGACAGCTACACAAATCGTAGCAAAGCTGGCCCATGTGGACGGCTGGCAGCTGGACGGTGACGGGGCCTCGGTGGCCATCACCAAAACCTTCCGCTTTGCCAACTACTTCGAGACCATCGCCTTTGTGAACGCAGTGGCATTTGTGGCCCATACCCAAGACCACCACCCGGACCTGCAGGTCAGCTTCAACCGCTGCGTGGTGCGCTTCAACACGCACGACGTGGGCGGCTTGTCGGTCAGTGACTTTGACTGCGCGGCGCTGGTGAATGGCTTGCTGGTGACGAAAGCACCGGCTTGA
- a CDS encoding M48 family metallopeptidase has product MQDSDVFSPSLALSLGFATVLLIGIIVKMWLASRQIRHVARHRHAVPAAFAGSITLEAHQKAADYTITKARFGLLELSLGTAVLMGWTLLGGLNLLNQSLLAWLGGGMWQQLAVLAGFVLISGLIDMPLALYKTFVVEERFGFNKTTLALWLGDMLKSSLVGAVIGLPIAALILWLMGSAGPMWWLWAWCAWMGINLLLLMVYPSFIAPLFNKFQPLDDETLKARVTALMQRCGFAAKGLFVMDGSKRSAHANAYFTGFGAAKRVVFYDTLLAKLSPAEVDAVLAHELGHFKHKHVIQRIVTMFAFSLLGFALLGWLSTQVWFYTGLSVIPNMSGAPNDALALLLFMLVTPVVTFFIAPLSALVSRKHEFQADAYAVQHTSGQDLSSALLKLYEDNASTLTPDPVFVKFYYSHPPASERLARMAPTGGTQGVFA; this is encoded by the coding sequence ATGCAAGATTCCGACGTGTTTTCTCCTTCTCTGGCCTTGAGCCTGGGCTTTGCCACCGTGCTGTTGATCGGCATCATCGTCAAGATGTGGCTGGCCTCGCGCCAGATCCGCCATGTGGCCCGGCACCGCCACGCCGTGCCCGCGGCCTTTGCGGGCAGCATTACCCTGGAAGCCCACCAAAAAGCCGCTGACTACACCATCACCAAGGCCCGCTTCGGCCTGCTGGAGCTGTCGCTGGGTACGGCGGTGCTGATGGGCTGGACGCTGTTGGGCGGCCTGAACCTGCTCAACCAGAGCCTGCTGGCCTGGCTGGGCGGCGGCATGTGGCAGCAGCTCGCCGTGCTGGCGGGTTTTGTGCTGATCAGCGGGCTGATCGACATGCCCCTGGCGCTGTACAAAACCTTTGTGGTTGAGGAGCGTTTTGGCTTCAACAAGACGACGCTGGCGCTGTGGCTGGGTGACATGCTCAAGTCCAGCCTGGTGGGTGCGGTGATTGGGCTGCCGATTGCCGCATTGATTCTGTGGCTCATGGGCAGCGCCGGGCCGATGTGGTGGCTGTGGGCCTGGTGCGCCTGGATGGGTATCAACTTGCTGCTGCTGATGGTGTACCCCAGCTTCATCGCCCCGCTGTTCAACAAATTCCAGCCACTGGACGACGAGACCTTGAAAGCCCGCGTCACCGCGCTGATGCAGCGCTGCGGTTTCGCGGCCAAGGGCCTGTTCGTGATGGACGGCAGCAAGCGCAGCGCCCACGCCAATGCCTACTTCACCGGCTTCGGCGCGGCCAAGCGCGTGGTGTTCTACGACACCCTGCTAGCCAAGCTGTCCCCCGCCGAGGTCGATGCCGTGCTGGCCCACGAACTCGGCCACTTCAAGCACAAACACGTCATCCAGCGTATCGTGACCATGTTTGCCTTCAGCCTGCTGGGCTTTGCGCTGCTGGGCTGGCTGTCGACCCAGGTGTGGTTCTATACCGGCCTGAGCGTGATTCCCAATATGTCGGGCGCACCCAATGACGCGCTGGCGCTGCTGCTGTTCATGCTGGTCACGCCGGTGGTGACTTTCTTCATCGCCCCGCTGTCGGCCCTGGTATCGCGCAAGCACGAGTTCCAGGCCGATGCCTACGCGGTGCAGCACACCAGCGGCCAAGACCTGTCGTCGGCCCTGCTCAAGCTGTACGAGGACAACGCCTCCACCCTCACCCCCGACCCGGTGTTCGTGAAGTTCTACTACTCGCATCCGCCCGCTTCCGAGCGGCTGGCGCGCATGGCCCCAACCGGTGGAACACAAGGAGTATTTGCATGA
- the orn gene encoding oligoribonuclease — MAEINTLSPVLLAKSDQNLIWLDCEMTGLDPEVERLIEIAVVVTGPSLEPRIEGPVLVIHQSTALLDNMDAWNKGTHGRSGLIDKVKAATLTEAEAEAQIIAFLAQYIPKGTSPMCGNSIGQDRRFLAKYMPKLEAFCHYRNLDVSTLKELAKRWRPEVAASFKKQQAHTALADVHESIEELVHYRTHFLKMKAD, encoded by the coding sequence ATGGCTGAAATCAACACCCTATCCCCTGTATTGCTGGCCAAATCAGACCAAAACCTGATCTGGCTGGACTGTGAAATGACCGGCCTGGACCCGGAAGTCGAACGCCTCATCGAAATCGCCGTGGTCGTGACCGGCCCCAGCCTGGAGCCCCGCATCGAAGGCCCGGTGCTGGTCATCCACCAATCGACGGCGCTGCTGGACAACATGGATGCCTGGAACAAGGGCACGCACGGCCGCAGCGGTCTGATCGACAAGGTCAAGGCCGCCACGCTCACAGAAGCCGAGGCCGAGGCGCAAATCATCGCCTTCCTGGCGCAGTACATCCCCAAAGGGACCTCGCCGATGTGCGGCAACAGCATTGGCCAGGACCGGCGCTTCCTGGCCAAGTACATGCCCAAGCTCGAAGCCTTTTGCCACTACCGCAACCTGGACGTGAGCACCCTGAAAGAGCTGGCCAAGCGCTGGCGGCCCGAGGTGGCGGCTTCGTTCAAAAAGCAGCAGGCCCACACCGCGCTGGCCGATGTGCATGAATCGATTGAAGAACTTGTGCACTACCGCACACACTTTCTGAAGATGAAGGCAGATTAA
- a CDS encoding DEAD/DEAH box helicase codes for MNDSFDVAGDFSPAANFSSTTDTFVTETLLSVEGADVAVAAEADAAPALPNGFVTLGLAPELVQAVADLGYTQPTAVQMQTIPMAMQGESARFVDLMVSSQTGSGKTAAFLLPVLHTLLRQQAEAEAAEKAEYEAAVAEAAANGEPAPKRAKRKDPTNARNFKAATPGALILCPTRELAQQVAHDAIGLVAHCRGLRVANVVGGMPYQLQIAKLQNANLVVATPGRLLDLQRSQQIKLDQVQFLVVDEADRMLDLGFSDDLADVNQMTIGRKQTMMFSATFAPRIQQLAQRVMREPQRVTIDSPQEKHQNIKQILFWADNAQHKRKLLDHWLRDTSIAQAIVFASTQIECDGLAADLQQEGFSAVALHGALSQGLRNRRLMALRQGQVQILVATDVAARGIDVPSISHVFNFGLPMKAEDYTHRIGRTGRAGRDGIAVTFAEMRDRRKIFDIESYSHQQFKAEVIPGMEPQQRQPDSRPPRAGFGGGSRDGAPRGRSFGPSPRGNDRGGFGGGGNGGGFGGDRGGQRDGGGYGGASGFNDRNSRPPARTGGFGGDRGAPRGDFAPRGDRADFAPRADFAPRADFAPRGERTDFAPRGDRAERGDFNAPRPAFSKPAFSKPGVGAGNGGKVFVPRDTKKRLAPKPAR; via the coding sequence ATGAACGACTCTTTTGACGTCGCGGGTGATTTTTCGCCTGCCGCTAACTTTTCTTCCACCACCGACACCTTCGTGACCGAGACTTTGCTGTCCGTCGAAGGCGCTGACGTGGCTGTTGCCGCCGAAGCCGATGCGGCTCCCGCACTGCCCAACGGCTTTGTGACCCTGGGCCTGGCCCCTGAGCTGGTGCAAGCCGTGGCTGATCTGGGCTACACCCAGCCCACCGCCGTGCAAATGCAAACCATCCCCATGGCCATGCAAGGCGAGTCCGCTCGTTTTGTCGACCTGATGGTGTCCAGCCAGACCGGTAGCGGCAAAACTGCTGCTTTCCTGCTGCCCGTGCTGCACACCTTGCTGCGCCAGCAAGCCGAAGCCGAAGCCGCTGAAAAAGCCGAATACGAAGCCGCTGTGGCCGAAGCCGCCGCCAATGGCGAACCCGCTCCCAAGCGCGCCAAGCGCAAGGACCCCACCAACGCCCGCAACTTCAAGGCCGCCACCCCCGGCGCCCTGATCCTGTGCCCGACCCGCGAACTGGCCCAGCAAGTGGCCCACGACGCCATTGGCCTGGTGGCCCATTGCCGTGGCCTGCGCGTGGCCAACGTGGTCGGCGGCATGCCTTACCAGTTGCAAATCGCCAAGCTGCAAAACGCCAACCTGGTGGTTGCCACCCCTGGCCGTTTGCTCGACTTGCAGCGTTCGCAGCAAATCAAGCTGGACCAGGTGCAATTCCTGGTGGTGGACGAAGCCGACCGTATGCTCGACCTGGGCTTCTCGGACGACCTCGCCGACGTCAACCAGATGACCATTGGCCGCAAGCAAACCATGATGTTCAGCGCTACCTTCGCGCCGCGCATCCAGCAACTGGCCCAGCGCGTGATGCGCGAACCCCAGCGCGTGACCATCGACAGCCCGCAAGAAAAACACCAGAACATCAAGCAGATCCTGTTCTGGGCCGACAACGCCCAGCACAAGCGCAAGCTGCTCGACCACTGGCTGCGTGACACCTCGATCGCCCAGGCGATTGTGTTCGCCAGCACCCAGATCGAGTGCGACGGCCTGGCCGCCGACCTGCAACAAGAAGGCTTCAGCGCCGTTGCATTGCACGGTGCCCTGAGCCAGGGTCTGCGCAACCGCCGTCTGATGGCCCTGCGCCAAGGCCAGGTGCAAATCCTGGTGGCTACCGATGTGGCAGCACGCGGTATCGACGTGCCCAGCATCAGCCACGTGTTCAACTTCGGCTTGCCGATGAAGGCCGAAGACTACACCCACCGCATTGGCCGTACCGGCCGTGCCGGTCGCGACGGTATCGCCGTGACCTTTGCCGAAATGCGCGACCGTCGCAAGATTTTCGACATCGAAAGCTACAGCCACCAGCAGTTCAAGGCGGAAGTGATTCCTGGTATGGAGCCACAACAGCGCCAGCCCGATTCGCGTCCTCCGCGTGCCGGTTTCGGTGGTGGCAGCCGTGATGGCGCACCCCGTGGCCGCAGCTTCGGTCCCTCGCCCCGTGGTAACGATCGTGGTGGCTTCGGTGGCGGCGGCAATGGTGGCGGCTTCGGCGGCGACCGTGGCGGTCAGCGCGACGGTGGTGGCTACGGTGGCGCCAGCGGTTTCAACGACCGCAACAGCCGTCCTCCAGCCCGTACCGGTGGCTTTGGTGGCGACCGTGGCGCCCCCCGTGGCGACTTCGCCCCGCGTGGTGACCGTGCTGACTTTGCCCCCCGTGCTGATTTCGCGCCCCGTGCCGACTTCGCCCCGCGTGGTGAACGTACCGACTTCGCGCCCCGTGGCGACCGTGCCGAGCGTGGTGACTTCAATGCACCCCGTCCTGCCTTCTCCAAGCCTGCTTTTAGCAAGCCCGGTGTAGGTGCTGGCAACGGCGGCAAGGTGTTTGTGCCCCGCGACACCAAGAAGCGTCTGGCTCCCAAGCCCGCACGTTAA
- a CDS encoding diguanylate cyclase, which translates to MPSRHNTGLEVFNVSLLSSPADYSQLFALAPVSLWLEDFSGLKRLFDRWRAEGISDLRAHVAVHPECLAECAASLQVLEVNQRTLELFGASSQAQLLTNLSQVFRGDMLDHLAQQMLPMWEGQLGFAVQTVNYTLDGRRLDVQVQARVLQGHEEHWDRVMVSLQDITQELQSSRLLAASEQHARNLFDCSPVSLWVEDFSAVKRLIDDVRLRGIEDFRTFINVHPEFVSRCMQEIRVIDVNQQTLTMFGAQNKVELLAGLGKVFQGEMRDSFAEQLIELWQGKTTLMREVVNYRLSGDLVNIHMQFAVLPGHLADWDLVLVSLVDITARKKAEAYLEYLGKHDSLTQLRNRAFYMDELNRLSRKGPWPVSVLVMDLNGLKQINDEHGHVAGDALLRRAGEVFSKVAAPQACVARTGGDEFAMLLPGTDDRGALATIDRIHSILELNNQFYSGHKLSIAIGMATCTSSDQLEAALIRADRAMYVEKTRYYQEQHIERRGHGG; encoded by the coding sequence GTGCCCAGCCGCCACAATACCGGGCTGGAGGTTTTCAACGTGTCCCTGCTCTCATCGCCCGCCGACTACAGCCAGTTGTTCGCGCTGGCCCCGGTATCCCTGTGGCTGGAGGATTTCAGCGGGCTCAAGCGCCTGTTTGACCGCTGGCGCGCCGAGGGCATCAGCGACTTGCGCGCCCATGTGGCGGTGCACCCCGAATGCCTGGCCGAATGCGCCGCATCGCTGCAGGTGCTGGAGGTCAACCAGCGTACGTTGGAGCTGTTCGGTGCCAGCAGCCAGGCGCAGTTGCTGACCAATCTGTCGCAGGTGTTTCGCGGCGACATGCTGGACCACCTGGCGCAGCAGATGCTGCCGATGTGGGAAGGGCAACTGGGCTTTGCGGTGCAAACCGTGAACTACACGCTGGATGGCCGACGGCTCGATGTGCAAGTGCAGGCCCGTGTGTTGCAAGGCCACGAAGAGCACTGGGACCGCGTCATGGTGTCGCTGCAAGACATCACCCAGGAACTGCAAAGTTCCCGCCTGCTGGCCGCCAGCGAACAGCATGCGCGCAACCTGTTCGATTGCTCGCCCGTGTCCCTGTGGGTGGAGGATTTCAGCGCGGTGAAGCGGCTGATCGACGACGTGCGCCTGCGCGGCATCGAAGACTTTCGCACCTTTATCAACGTGCACCCCGAGTTTGTGTCGCGCTGCATGCAGGAGATCCGCGTCATCGACGTGAACCAGCAAACCCTCACCATGTTTGGCGCGCAGAACAAGGTCGAGCTGCTGGCCGGCCTGGGCAAGGTGTTCCAGGGCGAAATGCGCGACTCTTTTGCCGAACAGTTGATCGAGCTGTGGCAAGGCAAAACCACCCTGATGCGCGAGGTGGTCAACTACCGGCTCAGCGGCGACCTGGTCAACATCCACATGCAGTTTGCCGTGCTGCCCGGCCACCTGGCCGACTGGGACCTGGTGCTGGTGTCGCTGGTGGACATCACCGCACGCAAAAAGGCCGAGGCCTACCTGGAATACCTGGGCAAGCACGATTCGCTGACGCAACTTCGCAACCGCGCCTTCTACATGGACGAGCTCAACCGCCTGTCGCGCAAAGGCCCCTGGCCGGTCAGCGTGCTGGTGATGGACCTCAACGGCCTGAAGCAAATCAACGACGAGCACGGCCACGTGGCGGGCGATGCGCTGCTGCGGCGTGCGGGCGAGGTGTTCAGCAAGGTGGCCGCTCCCCAGGCCTGCGTGGCCCGCACCGGTGGCGACGAATTCGCCATGCTGCTGCCCGGCACCGACGACCGCGGTGCACTGGCCACCATCGACCGTATCCACTCGATCCTGGAGCTCAACAACCAGTTCTATTCGGGCCACAAGCTCAGCATCGCCATCGGCATGGCCACCTGCACGTCCAGTGACCAGCTGGAGGCCGCGCTGATCCGGGCCGACCGCGCCATGTACGTGGAAAAGACCCGCTACTACCAAGAGCAGCACATCGAGCGGCGCGGGCACGGCGGATAG
- the tilS gene encoding tRNA lysidine(34) synthetase TilS, with translation MVQTVVDAVRVFAPKLPFTVAFSGGADSTALLLACAERWPGQVQAVHIHHGLQAAADDFVRHCEGFCAGLQVPLQVLHVHAQPAPGESPEDAARKARYKAFKALALIPSAQEAIKTIVLAQHADDQVETLLLALSRGAGLPGLACMPAAWVRDGIQYHRPLLGVHADHIRDWLAQRGVAYVTDPTNADPRFTRNRIRAQLLPVLQATFPAFRETFARSAAHAAQAQTVLAEVAALDLATVGNPPILAALQALSYARQANVLRHWLTGTHGTTPSTAQLQQLQHQIAACTTRGHTIHIKVGAGFAVRRGVLLDWYNPKALPTAAATPAKPG, from the coding sequence ATGGTCCAGACTGTGGTGGATGCCGTCCGGGTGTTTGCGCCCAAGCTGCCCTTCACGGTGGCGTTCAGCGGCGGAGCCGACTCCACCGCCTTGCTGCTGGCCTGTGCCGAGCGCTGGCCGGGCCAGGTGCAGGCCGTGCACATCCACCATGGGCTGCAGGCCGCAGCGGATGATTTCGTGCGCCACTGCGAAGGCTTTTGCGCGGGCTTGCAGGTGCCGCTGCAGGTGCTGCATGTCCACGCACAGCCCGCGCCCGGCGAAAGCCCGGAGGATGCAGCCCGCAAAGCACGTTACAAGGCTTTTAAGGCTCTAGCGCTTATTCCATCGGCGCAAGAAGCTATCAAAACCATAGTGTTGGCACAACACGCCGACGACCAGGTCGAAACCCTGCTGCTGGCCCTGAGCCGGGGCGCGGGCCTGCCGGGGCTGGCCTGCATGCCTGCGGCCTGGGTGCGCGACGGCATCCAGTACCACCGCCCCCTGTTGGGCGTGCACGCCGACCATATCCGCGACTGGCTGGCCCAGCGCGGCGTGGCGTACGTCACGGACCCGACCAACGCCGACCCGCGTTTCACCCGCAACCGCATCCGCGCCCAGTTGCTGCCGGTACTGCAGGCCACGTTTCCCGCCTTTCGCGAGACCTTTGCGCGCAGCGCCGCCCACGCCGCCCAGGCGCAAACCGTGCTGGCCGAGGTGGCCGCGCTCGACCTGGCCACCGTGGGAAACCCGCCCATCCTGGCCGCGCTGCAAGCGTTGTCCTATGCCCGCCAGGCCAACGTCTTGCGCCACTGGCTCACCGGCACCCATGGCACCACCCCCAGCACCGCGCAGCTGCAGCAATTGCAGCACCAGATCGCCGCCTGCACCACGCGTGGCCACACCATCCACATCAAAGTGGGCGCAGGCTTTGCCGTGCGCCGGGGCGTGTTACTGGATTGGTACAATCCGAAGGCTTTGCCGACCGCAGCCGCGACACCTGCAAAGCCCGGGTAA